Proteins encoded within one genomic window of Fragaria vesca subsp. vesca linkage group LG1, FraVesHawaii_1.0, whole genome shotgun sequence:
- the LOC101294986 gene encoding uncharacterized protein LOC101294986 yields the protein MDEHHGSSKLTGIRQIVKFKEILQKWQSVTLGSKGNNSPRKGGSPHSRSDRLVVRCSPQSHSGRRVTMGSPSHSTLSAENSPLSSRGTLSPAISRRLTSVIACDSDEESCASPEPPSDVPEGYLAVYVGPELRRFIIPTSYLSHNLFKVLLEKAEEEFGFDHSGGLTIPCETETFKYLLKCMENHQKAHPDDTPAGAWKLSEEAEE from the exons ATGGATGAGCATCATGGTAGCAGCAAGTTGACTGGAATTAGGCAGATTGTTAAGTTCAAAGAAATCCTGCAGAAATGGCAATCTGTCACGTTAGGCTCGAAAGGGAATAATAGCCCCAGAAAAGGGGGCAGTCCCCATTCTCGTTCGGATCGATTGGTAGTGAGGTGCAGCCCTCAATCCCATTCTGGTCGAAGGGTGACAATGGGCAGTCCTAGTCATAGTACCCTTTCGGCGGAAAACAGTCCCTTATCTAGTCGAGGAACCCTTTCACCAGCAATTAGTAGGAGGCTCACAAGTGTTATTGCTTGTGATTCGGATGAGGAATCATGCGCAAGCCCCGAGCCGCCATCTGATGTCCCCGAAGGGTATTTGGCGGTTTATGTTGGACCAGAGCTTCGGAGGTTCATCATTCCCACAAGCTACCTTAGTCACAACCTTTTCAAAGTGTTGTTGGAGAAGGCTGAAGAGGAGTTTGGATTTGATCATAGCGGGGGGCTCACTATTCCTTGCGAGACGGAGACCTTCAAGTACCTCTTGAAGTGCATGGAGAACCATCAGAAAGCTCACCCTGATGACACCCCAG CTGGAGCATGGAAATTGAGTGAGGAAGCAGAAGAGTAA